The Corynebacterium suranareeae genome window below encodes:
- the ppk2 gene encoding polyphosphate kinase 2 — protein sequence MSETHENELPVIDLAQIEGYVVDDSDEDDPVLLRPDGTPIETWREDFPYEERVTREDYEKVKRSLQIELLKWQNWTKETGQRHIILFEGRDAAGKGGTIKRFNEHLNPRGARTVALEKPSPRESTSWYFQRYIQHFPSAGEIVFFDRSWYNRSGVERVMGFCTESQHAEFLREVPMLENMILGSGISLTKFWFSVTRKEQRTRFAIRQVDPVRQWKLSPMDLASLDRWDDYTRAKEEQFRYTDTDESPWITIKSNDKKRARINAMRYVLSKFDYTDKDYELVGEPDPKIVLRGRDQIGD from the coding sequence ATGTCCGAAACCCACGAAAATGAACTTCCTGTTATCGATCTTGCTCAAATTGAAGGGTATGTTGTCGATGACTCGGATGAGGATGACCCAGTACTGCTGCGCCCTGATGGCACCCCCATTGAAACGTGGCGGGAAGATTTTCCTTATGAAGAGCGCGTCACCCGCGAAGACTATGAAAAGGTCAAGCGCTCCCTCCAGATCGAGCTCCTTAAATGGCAGAACTGGACCAAGGAAACTGGTCAGCGCCACATTATTTTGTTCGAGGGGCGTGACGCCGCAGGTAAGGGTGGCACTATTAAGCGCTTTAATGAGCACCTGAACCCTCGTGGTGCACGTACCGTGGCGCTAGAGAAGCCATCACCACGTGAATCCACTTCGTGGTACTTCCAGCGTTATATTCAGCATTTCCCTTCGGCTGGTGAGATCGTGTTCTTTGATAGGTCTTGGTACAACCGTTCCGGTGTGGAACGAGTCATGGGTTTTTGTACTGAATCACAGCATGCAGAGTTTTTGCGTGAGGTTCCCATGCTGGAAAACATGATTTTGGGTTCTGGGATCAGTTTGACCAAGTTTTGGTTCTCTGTGACTCGTAAAGAGCAGCGCACACGCTTTGCTATCCGCCAGGTTGATCCGGTGCGTCAGTGGAAGCTTTCTCCAATGGACTTAGCTTCACTAGATCGCTGGGATGATTACACCCGAGCTAAAGAGGAACAGTTCCGATACACCGATACGGATGAATCCCCGTGGATCACTATTAAATCGAATGACAAAAAACGTGCTCGTATTAATGCGATGCGTTATGTGTTGTCTAAGTTCGATTACACGGATAAGGATTACGAGTTGGTTGGTGAACCTGATCCGAAGATTGTGCTTCGTGGGCGCGATCAGATCGGTGACTAA
- a CDS encoding porin, producing MEFLENLNVLSTSGIIGALFTDGGLLDSLGGIASHLANLLGLVK from the coding sequence ATGGAGTTCCTCGAAAACCTTAACGTTCTTTCCACCTCCGGCATCATCGGTGCACTGTTCACCGACGGTGGCCTTCTTGACTCCCTTGGTGGCATCGCTTCCCACCTTGCAAACCTTCTCGGTTTGGTCAAGTAA
- the groL gene encoding chaperonin GroEL (60 kDa chaperone family; promotes refolding of misfolded polypeptides especially under stressful conditions; forms two stacked rings of heptamers to form a barrel-shaped 14mer; ends can be capped by GroES; misfolded proteins enter the barrel where they are refolded when GroES binds): MAKIIAFDEEARRGLEKGLNTLADAVKVTLGPKGRNVVLEKAWGAPTITNDGVTIAREIELEDPYEKIGAELVKEVAKKTDDVAGDGTTTATVLAQALVKEGLRNVAAGSNPMGIKRGIEKAVAQVSEKLLEAAKEVETEEQIAATAGISAADPAIGAQIAKAMYAVGGGKLNKDSVITVEESNTFGVELEVTEGMRFDKGYISGYFATDMERLEAVLEDPYILLVSGKISNIKDLLPLLEKVMQSGKPLLIIAEDVEGEALSTLVVNKIRGTFKSVAVKAPGFGDRRKAQLQDIAVLTGGQVISEEVGLSLETADLPLLGQARKVVVTKDDTTIVDGAGSEAQIEGRVNQIRVEIENSDSDYDREKLNERLAKLAGGVAVLKVGAATEVELKERKHRIEDAVRNAKAAVEEGIVAGGGVALLQAAHVLDNDLELSGDEATGVRIVREALTAPLKQIAANAGLEPGVVADKVSQLPQGEGLNAATGEYVDLMAAGINDPVKVTRSALQNAASIAALFLTTEAVVADKPQPAGAAGMPGADEMGGMGGF, translated from the coding sequence ATGGCAAAGATCATCGCCTTTGATGAGGAAGCACGTCGTGGCCTAGAAAAGGGACTGAACACCCTGGCTGACGCCGTTAAGGTTACTTTGGGACCAAAGGGCCGTAACGTCGTTTTGGAAAAGGCTTGGGGCGCCCCAACCATTACCAACGATGGTGTCACCATCGCACGTGAGATCGAGCTTGAGGATCCTTACGAGAAGATCGGCGCAGAGCTGGTCAAGGAAGTTGCTAAGAAGACTGACGACGTCGCAGGCGACGGTACCACCACCGCTACCGTATTGGCACAGGCTCTGGTTAAGGAAGGCCTGCGCAACGTTGCTGCTGGCTCCAACCCAATGGGCATCAAGCGCGGAATCGAAAAGGCAGTAGCTCAGGTTTCTGAGAAGCTGCTTGAAGCTGCAAAGGAAGTTGAGACCGAGGAGCAGATCGCTGCTACCGCTGGTATCTCCGCAGCTGACCCAGCTATCGGTGCACAGATTGCTAAGGCAATGTACGCAGTAGGCGGCGGCAAGCTGAACAAGGATTCCGTCATCACCGTTGAAGAGTCCAACACTTTCGGTGTTGAGCTCGAGGTTACTGAGGGTATGCGCTTTGATAAGGGCTACATCTCCGGTTACTTCGCAACCGACATGGAGCGCCTTGAGGCTGTTCTGGAAGATCCATACATCCTGCTGGTTTCCGGCAAGATCTCCAACATCAAGGATCTCCTCCCACTGCTGGAGAAGGTCATGCAGTCCGGCAAGCCTTTGCTGATCATCGCTGAAGATGTTGAAGGCGAAGCACTGTCCACCCTCGTTGTGAACAAGATCCGTGGCACCTTCAAGTCTGTTGCTGTTAAGGCTCCAGGCTTCGGCGATCGCCGTAAGGCACAGCTGCAGGACATCGCTGTTCTGACCGGCGGCCAGGTTATCTCTGAAGAGGTCGGCCTCTCCCTTGAGACCGCTGATCTGCCACTTCTGGGCCAGGCACGCAAGGTTGTTGTCACCAAGGACGACACCACCATCGTTGATGGTGCAGGTTCCGAGGCTCAGATCGAGGGCCGCGTAAACCAGATCCGCGTTGAGATCGAGAACTCTGATTCCGATTACGACCGTGAGAAGCTCAACGAGCGCCTGGCTAAGCTTGCCGGCGGCGTTGCAGTTCTTAAGGTTGGCGCTGCAACTGAGGTTGAGCTCAAGGAGCGCAAGCACCGCATCGAGGACGCTGTCCGTAACGCTAAGGCAGCTGTTGAAGAGGGCATCGTTGCAGGCGGTGGCGTTGCGCTGCTGCAGGCTGCTCACGTCCTGGACAATGATCTTGAGCTTTCCGGCGACGAGGCAACCGGCGTTCGCATCGTCCGTGAAGCTCTGACTGCACCTTTGAAGCAGATCGCTGCAAACGCTGGCCTGGAGCCAGGCGTTGTTGCTGACAAGGTTTCCCAGCTCCCACAGGGCGAGGGCCTCAACGCTGCAACCGGCGAGTACGTTGACCTGATGGCTGCGGGCATCAACGACCCAGTTAAGGTCACCCGCTCCGCACTGCAGAACGCTGCTTCCATCGCAGCACTGTTCCTGACCACTGAGGCTGTCGTTGCTGACAAGCCACAGCCTGCTGGCGCTGCTGGCATGCCAGGCGCAGACGAGATGGGCGGAATGGGCGGCTTCTAA
- a CDS encoding TRAFAC clade GTPase domain-containing protein → MTAPDLYQSDTGLLPTRCPFTFKVLPNPEATASPFVDATTQDATLPDGWQNSGTLTFAMAGDRSSGKSMYIAVIVKLLRKLVVANGGSFLYADEYTKRIYQEKYEKPLFEQMGLLPPTPPASAPDAHQQRPLIFDISTSNHPEQRLFVVFRDVAGEDLQEENFSDRESELEFFQEADRILFLFDPMSVPRIRQMLEGSVPTHDVGTDGPMVVLRNVLRVLGPEHRPKISLCMSKFDTMQHLSEVNQDHLHYSGTNMVNWQRVMSNFGATFRRDSAPLDGPYDRVAGEILDLEIRSMLQCLDATHLLNQLNQPLAGDASYPVKCFAVSPLGASPEGDRINRSGIAPFRCLDPLRELFSEVGILEGLEASRSNLVPSQPSHPAQPVPAMPEPQELPAEEPKKRGFLRWFK, encoded by the coding sequence ATGACCGCTCCCGATCTTTACCAATCTGACACTGGTCTACTTCCCACGCGGTGCCCATTTACGTTCAAAGTTTTACCGAACCCAGAAGCCACCGCATCACCATTTGTTGATGCAACGACTCAGGACGCAACCTTGCCAGACGGATGGCAGAATTCCGGGACGTTGACCTTTGCCATGGCAGGTGATCGATCATCGGGAAAAAGTATGTACATCGCGGTGATTGTTAAGCTCTTGCGCAAACTTGTTGTTGCTAACGGCGGATCCTTTTTATATGCCGATGAGTACACGAAGCGGATTTACCAGGAGAAGTATGAAAAGCCGCTGTTTGAACAGATGGGGCTGCTTCCACCAACGCCACCAGCTTCTGCTCCTGATGCGCATCAGCAACGTCCGTTGATTTTTGATATCTCTACGTCGAATCATCCAGAGCAGCGACTCTTTGTAGTTTTTAGAGATGTCGCGGGTGAAGATCTGCAGGAAGAGAATTTTTCGGATCGTGAATCAGAATTGGAATTTTTCCAGGAAGCGGATCGCATCTTGTTCCTGTTTGATCCAATGTCTGTTCCAAGAATCCGACAGATGCTTGAAGGCTCCGTTCCTACTCATGACGTAGGAACCGATGGTCCGATGGTCGTGCTGAGAAACGTACTGCGAGTGTTGGGACCTGAACATCGACCCAAGATTTCCCTATGCATGTCAAAGTTTGACACCATGCAGCATCTATCTGAAGTAAACCAAGATCACCTGCATTATTCAGGAACAAATATGGTCAACTGGCAGCGTGTGATGAGCAATTTCGGGGCAACGTTCCGCCGAGATAGCGCTCCACTTGATGGTCCTTATGACCGCGTTGCTGGGGAGATTTTGGACCTGGAAATCCGAAGCATGCTGCAGTGCTTGGATGCAACGCATTTATTGAATCAGCTCAACCAACCTTTAGCTGGTGACGCTTCTTATCCGGTCAAGTGCTTTGCGGTGTCGCCTTTGGGAGCAAGTCCTGAAGGTGATCGCATTAACCGAAGCGGTATCGCACCATTTCGTTGTCTAGATCCTTTGAGAGAGTTGTTCTCAGAAGTTGGGATTTTGGAGGGGCTGGAGGCGTCGAGAAGCAATTTGGTGCCGAGCCAGCCGAGTCATCCCGCTCAGCCGGTCCCTGCGATGCCGGAGCCTCAGGAATTGCCGGCAGAAGAGCCTAAGAAGCGTGGATTTTTGAGGTGGTTTAAATGA
- a CDS encoding GAP1-N2 domain-containing protein — translation MRWTHVTYASFKGTAGRGGWKVGTWSAQATKEDRQFIAEVAPTHIETVTPFDDFISSEDIDALPRRFEYRPLPGRSLIMQSVPAGKDATGRPGNVFTHAVIDGDLESPLESVYPISLYRSPDLLTPFRAAAVNASELPIDSGEPRIGPMTDLSLAWMMVDSMFGDRRQVFYQLQDVLQAGEKTAVLILNSTNEAAYWIQALSSTLTPNEARRLLHFSTFERAATLPIPDKSMDARSLFVVPGIDRELLAEHPRIVIIDPENPQHAKAAPQGSWSRMTQGLYADGFDADEIVAGLISANENLDNSQKELAQFGDGLARFIRSGRFSSTHPIRVLADQHMFGKRPDKLATQAVSTKPAPNPNEIWARASEVIHNPRRASESHDWPSLRRLPDSRRRISNMSEQAISSIEKLHDSPAQDLVSYLDFLLKTELATSINAADPYFRSSFSDFPALANWRRVRLSADAHPRLRELLVDAERDARNRAPVGIVLDHVILHVSRDKSLPEIEAWLETPQAQQIIAGINNGVSVQTGRNHFMWDLLRVYFAIAVFGKDETYRAFSTLTVDSVSRFVQSTRKEGKTEDIRRFERFGEQIALDDLPLVLSSARAIQHYRSYIERDVINKKVSRDRDVNKIFAVVAQAIIKTISRNNSGEDMRS, via the coding sequence ATGAGATGGACTCATGTCACCTACGCATCCTTTAAAGGAACTGCAGGCAGAGGTGGATGGAAGGTGGGAACTTGGTCTGCGCAAGCAACAAAAGAAGACCGTCAATTCATCGCGGAGGTAGCGCCCACTCACATTGAAACGGTGACGCCTTTTGATGATTTCATCTCTTCAGAAGATATTGATGCGTTGCCAAGAAGGTTTGAATACCGTCCATTGCCAGGTAGATCGTTGATCATGCAGTCTGTCCCTGCAGGCAAGGACGCTACGGGTCGTCCGGGCAATGTATTTACCCATGCAGTCATCGATGGGGATTTAGAAAGCCCTTTGGAATCTGTCTATCCCATTTCCTTGTATCGCTCACCTGATTTGCTCACCCCTTTTCGTGCCGCTGCTGTTAATGCTTCAGAACTTCCTATAGATTCTGGTGAACCCAGAATCGGGCCGATGACTGATTTGTCTTTGGCATGGATGATGGTGGACAGCATGTTTGGTGATCGCAGGCAAGTGTTCTACCAGCTTCAAGATGTCCTCCAAGCAGGGGAGAAAACAGCTGTATTGATTCTAAACAGCACAAACGAGGCAGCCTATTGGATCCAAGCGTTGTCATCGACCTTGACTCCAAATGAAGCTCGGCGACTGTTGCACTTTTCTACATTTGAACGTGCAGCAACCTTGCCGATTCCAGATAAATCGATGGATGCTCGTTCCTTGTTTGTTGTCCCAGGAATTGACCGCGAGTTGCTCGCTGAGCATCCAAGGATTGTGATTATAGATCCAGAAAATCCACAGCATGCAAAGGCTGCTCCACAAGGATCCTGGTCTAGGATGACACAGGGGCTTTATGCTGATGGTTTTGATGCCGATGAAATCGTCGCGGGCCTAATCAGTGCCAACGAGAATTTGGATAACAGCCAAAAAGAGCTAGCCCAATTTGGAGACGGTCTAGCACGATTTATCCGAAGCGGTCGTTTTTCCAGCACGCATCCTATACGAGTACTTGCTGATCAGCATATGTTTGGAAAGCGTCCAGATAAGCTTGCTACCCAGGCCGTATCAACTAAACCAGCACCCAACCCTAATGAAATTTGGGCGCGCGCATCTGAAGTGATTCATAATCCTCGACGGGCATCAGAATCACACGATTGGCCAAGCCTTCGGAGGCTTCCTGATAGCAGACGCAGGATCAGCAATATGTCAGAACAAGCGATCAGCAGTATTGAAAAACTGCATGATTCGCCAGCACAGGATCTTGTTTCTTATTTGGACTTCCTCCTGAAAACAGAACTTGCGACAAGTATTAACGCCGCAGATCCGTATTTCCGGAGTAGTTTTTCGGATTTCCCAGCGCTTGCCAACTGGCGACGCGTGAGGCTTAGCGCTGATGCACATCCCCGCTTGAGAGAGCTGCTTGTCGACGCAGAACGTGATGCCAGGAATAGGGCACCTGTAGGAATCGTGCTGGATCATGTTATTTTGCACGTCAGCAGAGATAAGTCTTTGCCTGAGATAGAAGCATGGCTAGAAACGCCTCAAGCTCAACAAATCATTGCTGGAATTAACAACGGCGTGTCTGTGCAGACTGGAAGGAACCACTTCATGTGGGATCTTTTGCGGGTCTATTTTGCCATCGCAGTGTTTGGAAAAGACGAAACGTACAGGGCTTTCAGCACATTGACGGTTGATTCCGTATCGCGTTTTGTGCAATCAACGCGCAAAGAGGGAAAAACGGAAGATATCCGGAGATTTGAAAGATTCGGTGAACAGATCGCACTCGATGATCTACCTTTGGTGCTCAGCAGTGCTCGGGCAATCCAGCATTACCGTAGCTATATCGAGCGAGATGTCATTAATAAGAAAGTATCCCGCGATAGGGACGTGAACAAGATTTTTGCTGTGGTTGCGCAAGCTATCATCAAAACAATTAGTCGGAATAATAGTGGAGAGGACATGCGGTCATGA
- a CDS encoding tubulin-like doman-containing protein, with the protein MKKVLVVGCGGSGAKTLAYMMDQLKTTLADNLPERYPNPKEAKLPGAWQFVSVDVPTSPESPGPNLPNVPEAGGRYISCGSSDRYATVDTAVSNQLATRGALGGVSSWALRNPDSETTPISKGAGQYRSIGRMLILSRLQEIQTELRKSWDVLFSGETERELADLRSALYGTSVSSGETSKEQPIIFVVSSMAGGAGASMALDICRLLTGLEGNAVGLSSLFMVTPDIFSQLSPDQVAGTNPNALAMFAELAAAQMGAASEEDARLFNALGVSVGDDSIPVGRIFPVGIRSGENGALLGDGKPDTVYRALGRGLAALMADEVSMDNFEQFTLGNRGGGSADQSKYAWGAQEAKNIPWGSYGYSQLSMGRDRYAEYAAQRLARSAVDRLLKGHFDPSNDAASDQQLQKRLQNNLPSIMGNLNDVLPITTPVADWIFHGFNQVIENWTQRMKLAIKEQIPAANGQRGNEWIGDVQRAFQACSQGIEHDNRNELYKGVADWASADVLQRRVVEMLRDEIAKLGVPYGVSVIESLSATIQNQLIGQLSDLSNSRAPEAVSLDDASRSELENSKGRIDDSDGYIQEIVSRSTGQLHARAVQYIADHMAVVLDDFLRNFIYPLQRTIEREHHSLEKDYQLTNDVNLGISQLKTNVPALWPDESQTTVPTRFSQAANEVFLTDVDSFPEQFQAHIRSSTDDINEQNDYTSALQEASTRVVSGVWESKSGAEKAPRDLIRLIDVWVARDLTRDPSGSGSLRDPKPARFDLKIDTGEVLERSRQYIRRPGFSFQQFISSSLREFITAPGLAEHERRARRQQVLSKFSEAMTYALPLAQINPQLVRALYGDEVRYNFNFSRIPFAGDELGASLEQAVRDYPNHRPADISKPLGKALVSQGEERAIDIFGSYPNYAPIVFDSLLPPIEKQWRQITGDRTEFWHGRRTRPLTAALPMTDLERNAMVRGWYVGRLVGRVFFPATLDTADTTPVQIYDEKSDSWINFSTPMLTPVSRFRGSLDWLPNLLESASLAWARAGERPVFESVEPYIQLRQLWDDAASPSLPGRTTRGEKLLHKWLFDGERMAGNVLQIPGTEAGVTPAARFEAAKNFLQRQNDIAQNYVPSDKLRQGRLFTTADRPFGDVKDRELAAQIPVFADIAADVFDGTQEIIDILEKCLAAGPPSTQVVDMNVARRDVSSGPSLPGEGEF; encoded by the coding sequence ATGAAGAAAGTTCTCGTTGTCGGCTGCGGTGGTTCTGGCGCAAAAACGCTTGCATATATGATGGACCAGCTCAAGACCACCCTTGCGGATAATCTTCCCGAGCGTTATCCAAACCCGAAGGAAGCAAAGCTTCCCGGGGCGTGGCAGTTTGTGTCCGTCGATGTGCCGACCTCGCCAGAAAGCCCCGGCCCGAACCTTCCGAATGTTCCCGAAGCCGGTGGGCGTTATATTTCCTGTGGCTCTTCGGATCGTTATGCCACGGTCGATACCGCGGTGTCGAACCAGCTTGCCACCCGGGGTGCGTTGGGTGGGGTTTCTTCATGGGCGCTTCGGAACCCTGATTCTGAAACCACCCCAATTAGTAAAGGTGCAGGCCAGTACCGTTCGATTGGCCGCATGCTTATCCTGAGCCGCCTTCAGGAAATCCAAACTGAATTGCGTAAATCATGGGACGTTTTGTTTAGCGGTGAAACAGAACGTGAGCTCGCTGATCTTCGTTCTGCACTCTACGGAACATCTGTGTCCAGTGGCGAAACCTCTAAAGAGCAGCCAATTATCTTCGTGGTGTCGTCCATGGCTGGTGGTGCGGGTGCGTCGATGGCGCTGGATATTTGCCGACTCCTCACTGGACTTGAGGGCAATGCAGTGGGATTGAGCTCGCTGTTTATGGTGACCCCGGATATTTTCTCTCAGCTCTCCCCAGATCAGGTTGCCGGCACCAACCCCAATGCTTTGGCGATGTTTGCGGAGCTTGCGGCAGCTCAGATGGGTGCAGCATCAGAAGAAGATGCTCGTCTGTTTAACGCATTGGGTGTTTCTGTTGGCGATGATTCCATCCCAGTGGGTCGTATCTTCCCCGTGGGTATCCGCTCTGGTGAAAACGGCGCACTGTTAGGTGATGGCAAACCAGATACCGTCTACCGTGCCCTTGGTCGTGGTCTTGCAGCATTGATGGCTGATGAAGTGTCCATGGACAACTTTGAGCAATTTACCTTGGGCAACCGTGGCGGCGGAAGCGCTGATCAAAGCAAGTACGCGTGGGGTGCCCAAGAAGCTAAAAACATTCCATGGGGCAGCTACGGCTACTCGCAGCTATCCATGGGACGTGATCGTTACGCGGAATATGCAGCCCAGCGCCTGGCACGATCTGCGGTAGATCGCCTACTCAAGGGACACTTTGATCCAAGCAATGATGCCGCCTCTGATCAGCAGCTTCAAAAGCGCCTACAAAATAATCTGCCATCGATCATGGGCAACCTCAACGATGTTCTACCGATCACCACGCCGGTGGCAGATTGGATCTTCCATGGCTTCAACCAGGTGATTGAAAACTGGACCCAGCGCATGAAACTGGCCATCAAGGAACAGATTCCAGCAGCCAATGGCCAACGTGGAAACGAATGGATTGGTGATGTTCAGCGCGCCTTCCAAGCATGCAGCCAAGGCATCGAGCACGATAACCGAAATGAGCTGTACAAAGGTGTCGCAGATTGGGCCAGCGCAGATGTGTTGCAGCGCCGTGTAGTGGAAATGCTTCGTGATGAGATCGCAAAACTCGGTGTACCTTATGGCGTGAGCGTGATCGAATCGCTAAGTGCGACGATCCAAAACCAACTGATCGGGCAACTGTCTGATCTGTCAAACAGCCGTGCACCAGAAGCCGTCTCACTTGATGATGCCAGCCGCAGCGAATTGGAAAACAGCAAGGGAAGAATCGATGATTCTGATGGGTACATCCAGGAAATTGTGTCACGATCCACTGGTCAGCTTCATGCTCGTGCGGTTCAATACATTGCAGACCACATGGCTGTGGTGCTTGATGATTTCCTGCGCAACTTCATCTACCCGCTCCAGCGCACCATCGAACGCGAGCACCACTCCCTAGAAAAGGACTACCAGCTCACCAACGATGTCAACCTGGGTATCTCCCAGCTGAAAACCAATGTGCCCGCGCTGTGGCCTGATGAATCTCAAACCACCGTGCCTACGCGTTTTAGCCAGGCAGCCAATGAAGTGTTCCTGACTGATGTGGACTCCTTTCCGGAGCAATTCCAGGCGCACATCCGTTCATCCACCGATGACATCAATGAACAAAACGATTACACAAGCGCTCTGCAAGAAGCCTCCACGAGAGTCGTTAGTGGCGTGTGGGAATCCAAGTCCGGTGCGGAGAAAGCACCACGTGATTTGATCCGGCTTATCGACGTCTGGGTGGCCCGCGATCTAACCCGGGATCCCTCCGGTTCCGGAAGCCTGCGCGACCCTAAACCAGCGCGCTTTGATCTTAAGATTGACACCGGCGAAGTGCTCGAGCGCTCCCGCCAATACATCCGCCGCCCTGGTTTTTCCTTCCAACAGTTTATCTCCAGCTCACTGCGTGAATTCATCACGGCACCGGGCTTGGCGGAACACGAACGCCGTGCCCGCCGCCAGCAGGTACTGAGCAAATTCAGCGAAGCAATGACGTATGCGCTTCCCCTTGCACAAATTAATCCACAGCTGGTTCGGGCACTTTACGGCGATGAAGTCCGCTACAACTTCAACTTCTCCCGCATTCCTTTTGCCGGTGATGAACTAGGCGCGAGCTTAGAGCAGGCAGTTCGTGATTATCCGAACCACCGACCAGCAGATATCTCCAAGCCACTGGGCAAAGCTTTGGTCTCTCAAGGCGAAGAGCGTGCCATTGATATCTTTGGTTCCTACCCCAACTACGCACCCATCGTATTTGATTCCCTGCTGCCACCCATTGAAAAGCAATGGCGCCAGATCACCGGAGATCGCACAGAATTCTGGCATGGACGCCGCACCCGTCCTTTGACCGCAGCACTGCCCATGACTGACCTTGAACGCAACGCCATGGTCAGGGGATGGTACGTCGGCCGCCTGGTTGGACGCGTATTTTTCCCAGCAACGTTGGATACCGCAGACACCACCCCAGTGCAGATTTACGATGAGAAATCTGATTCCTGGATCAACTTCTCCACACCAATGCTTACTCCAGTCTCCCGTTTCCGCGGAAGCCTGGACTGGCTACCGAACCTCTTAGAGTCGGCATCGTTGGCATGGGCACGCGCCGGGGAACGCCCCGTCTTTGAATCCGTTGAGCCCTACATTCAACTCCGCCAGCTGTGGGATGACGCCGCAAGCCCATCCCTACCGGGCCGCACCACGCGCGGTGAGAAGTTGCTGCACAAATGGCTTTTCGACGGCGAACGCATGGCCGGAAACGTCCTTCAAATCCCAGGAACCGAAGCTGGTGTCACCCCAGCAGCACGTTTCGAGGCTGCGAAGAACTTCCTGCAACGCCAAAACGACATCGCACAAAACTACGTTCCAAGTGACAAACTGCGCCAAGGCCGACTATTTACCACCGCAGATCGGCCTTTCGGTGACGTCAAAGACCGTGAGTTAGCTGCACAGATTCCAGTCTTTGCTGATATTGCAGCCGATGTTTTCGATGGCACCCAAGAAATCATCGACATCTTGGAAAAGTGCTTGGCTGCAGGCCCTCCATCAACGCAAGTTGTAGACATGAACGTAGCTCGCCGTGATGTGTCTTCAGGACCTTCTCTTCCTGGTGAGGGTGAGTTCTAA